From the Lepidochelys kempii isolate rLepKem1 chromosome 2, rLepKem1.hap2, whole genome shotgun sequence genome, one window contains:
- the RMP24 gene encoding UPF0711 protein C18orf21 homolog yields MRGPRNRPRRAGGGPAPGVCAQASPFGAFFPRDAPGQLGPAPARLYGPTKPLPRPRLPQEAVCGGAPRQGGGRGQARQRPGPTGSLSLPPARGEAGTLVPRLPFPPGPCPRAFPPEGKAAAPGRPPRGVRAPLALAGMSRRRRFLEGAARALMGTCPAQARFLMWTLHSEKDNKTDRERICPYCFQFLVPDNHRVRLKPKMKLIPRIQKLLNREAKNQKLNLKQTKLLKKYKDSRSVRLVTCNTCNKTTRYCGKRRDFLATATSCSGTPKSRPDPKTQISANKTTPLNHSKSGSKSKSPASTSRTCMAGQSPSSSLSKTPKNTKFHFTQLKRLLNLEEKQKSQKKMDLKNFLSSL; encoded by the exons ATGCGGGGCCCCAGGAACCGGCCgcgccgggcgggggggggcccggcccccGGGGTCTGTGCTCAGGCGAGTCCATTCGGGGCCTTCTTCCCGCGAGACGCGCCGGGGcagctcggccccgcccccgcccggctTTACGGGCCCACGAAGCCCCTGCCCCGCCCGCGCCTGCCCCAGGAAGCGGTTTGTGGCGGCGCCCCGCGgcaaggcggggggaggggccaagCCCGGCAGCGACCCGGCCCGACCggctctctctccctcccgccGGCCCGCGGGGAGGCCGGAACGTTGGTGCCGCGGCTGCCGTTTCCGCCAGGACCTTGCCCCCGCGCTTTCCCACCGGAAGGAAAGGCGGCGGCACCGGGCCGGCCGCCGCGGGGTGTGCGCGCGCCTCTCGCTCTCGCGGGGATGTCCAGGCGCCGGCGGTTCCTGGAAGGGGCGGCTCGGGCGCTGATGGGCACGTGCCCGGCTCAGGCCCGATTCCTGAT GTGGACGCTTCATTCTGAAAAAG ATAACAAAACCGACAGAGAAAGGATATGCCCTTACTGTTTCCAGTTTCTGGTTCCTGATAACCACAGAGTACGTCTCAAACCCAAGATGAAACTGATTCCACGGATACAGAAACTTCTTAATCGGGAGGCAAAGAACCAAAAACTGAATTTGAAACAGACAAAGCTTTTGAAAAAGTATAAGGACTCAAGAAGTGTTCGG CTGGTTACTTGCAACACATGCAACAAAACAACAAGATATTGTGGTAAAAGAAGAGATTTTTTGGCAACAGCAACAAGCTGTTCTGGTACTCCGAAGAGTAGACCAGACCCAAAGACTCAGATATCTGCAAACAAAACGACACCCTTAAACCACAGTAAATCTGGATCTAAAAGCAAGAGTCCAGCATCAACTTCCAG aaCATGCATGGCTGGACAGTCACCATCCAGTTCTTTGTCCAAGACTCCCAAAAACACTAAATTTCACTTTACTCAGCTAAAACGGTTGCTTAAtcttgaagaaaaacaaaagagccAGAAGAAGATGGACCTGAAAAACTTCTTGTCTTCACTTTGA